In Salvelinus sp. IW2-2015 linkage group LG23, ASM291031v2, whole genome shotgun sequence, a genomic segment contains:
- the LOC111950160 gene encoding uncharacterized protein, translating into MNGSQVCLLLYSVVLMGYGANPDTTMGPSVTTGLTTATNQTSTTHSTRATSVTNIPATTNTPSRAYTKAHPNPCADCLFNEMDATILLIVTGCLVVLCTILLVSTVVLLYQVFHLKHQLCSRTISSRPTRSNVDLVSGSGHWGTGQKTKERPGSEPSETSLMMPELRQTQEGERGKKEEPEKEVKEQGKDETAKATPKKKEKEAATANVTSGSAENGASTPSHESPVTNNQPAEPSDPAATTASPSSQASSDVVVG; encoded by the coding sequence ATGAATGGCTCCCAGGTCTGCCTCTTGCTGTACAGTGTAGTACTAATGGGATATGGGGCTAACCCTGACACAACCATGGGACCATCTGTAACTACAGGTTTAACCACAGCAACAAATCAAACCTCAACAACACACTCCACTAGGGCAACATCTGTAACCAACATCCCAGCAACCACCAACACACCATCCAGAGCCTACACTAAGGCCCATCCCAATCCCTGTGCCGACTGTCTGTTTAAYGAGATGGATGCCACCATCCTGCTGATAGTGACGGGTTGCCTGGTGGTCCTGTGTACCATCCTGCTGGTCTCCACCGTGGTGCTGTTATACCAGGTGTTCCACCTGAAACACCAGCTATGTAGCAGAACCATCAGCAGCCGCCCCACCCGCAGCAACGTAGACCTGGTGAGTGGTTCTGGGCACTGGGGCACTGGGCAGAAGACCAAGGAGAGGCCTGGCTCTGAGCCCAGTGAGACCAGCCTGATGATGCCAGAGCTCAGACAGAcgcaggagggggagaggggcaaGAAAGAGGAGCCAGAGAAGGAAGTCAAGGAGCAAGGGAAAGATGAGACGGCGAAAGCCACGCccaagaagaaagagaaggaggcagccacagctaACGTCACGTCAGGAAGTGCTGAAAATGGAGCGTCGACCCCCAGCCAYGAGAGCCCAGTCACCAACAACCAGCCTGCAGAGCCCTCTGACCCCGCAGCCACAAcagcctctccttcctcccaggcCTCCAGTGATGTGGTGGTGGGGTGA
- the LOC111950159 gene encoding oligodendrocyte-myelin glycoprotein, whose translation MRKRRVLLMPPSGPPHCVAVLWLLMLLCLQALAVCPPMCTCNRSHREVDCSWRGLRTLPLGLQHNLHSLNLSHNRIHDLDGQLSTFAHLRTLDLSHNRLVRLPTDLPKALWELHAAANHIHLLDKNDTAYQWNLRVLDLSNNKLERAVFINNTLTSLRLLNFSHNHFWTVPTNMPASLETVDLSHNSLVQILPGTLNRMSRLTTFYLHSNRFSSVGPEAFSQLGSLSLLSLGDNPWACEHQTNITHLLAWLQHTFTRVLGCPCHTHPVCGEPHPARTGGWHFASYTQPPLAAGTQEELSHPPPPEALTRWPWYLSESALLNTQLHTRRGPGRPSGPENNNLFTDHYPFTSTPLAISTLXTDRSHTDSSTSNTDDTYITDTTFTTDSIYTTDTAFTTNNPSTITRRTATLRTRSVKRANQGGSPDHNTSPAPRSTLPLVLNLWLLLTLTLYVL comes from the exons ATGAGGAAAAG GCGTGTGCTACTGATGCCCCCCAGTGGCCCTCCCCACTGTGTGGCCGTGCTCTGGCTGTTGATGCTGCTGTGTCTCCAGGCCCTGGCTGTCTGCCCCCCCATGTGTACCTGTAACCGCAGCCACAGAGAGGTGGACTGTTCCTGGAGGGGCCTGAGGACGCTGCCCCTGGGCCTGCAGCACAACCTGCACTCCCTCAACCTGTCTCACAACCGCATCCATGACCTGGACGGCCAGCTGAGTACCTTCGCCCACCTCCGAACCCTTGACCTGTCCCACAACAGGCTGGTCCGCCTGCCCACCGACCTGCCAAAGGCACTGTGGGAGCTCCACGCTGCAGCCAACCACATCCACCTACTGGACAAGAATGACACGGCCTACCAGTGGAACCTGCGGGTCCTAGACCTGTCCAACAATAAGCTGGAGCGGGCCGTGTTCATCAACAACACCCTGACCAGCCTACGCCTGCTCAACTTCAGCCACAACCACTTCTGGACCGTGCCCACCAACATGCCCGCCAGCTTGGAGACCGTAGACCTGTCCCACAACTCCCTGGTACAGATCCTGCCTGGCACGCTGAACCGGATGTCCAGGCTGACCACCTTCTACCTGCACTCCAACCGCTTCTCCTCTGTGGGCCCTGAGGCCTTCAGCCAGCTGGGCAGCCTGAGCCTCCTCTCCCTGGGGGACAACCCCTGGGCCTGTGAGCACCAGACCAACATCACCCACCTGCTGGCCTGGCTCCAGCACACTTTCACCCGCGTGCTTGGCTGCCCCTGCCACACTCACCCCGTCTGTGGAGAGCCCCACCCGGCCAGGACTGGTGGGTGGCACTTTGCCTCCTACACTCAGCCTCCCCTGGCTGCTGGTACTCAGGAGGAGCTGAGCCACCCTCCTCCCCCAGAGGCCCTCACCAGGTGGCCTTGGTACCTGTCCGAGTCTGCCCTGCTCAACACCCAGCTCCACACCAGGAGAGGCCCAGGACGCCCCAGTGGACCAGAGAACAACAACCTCTTCACAGACCACTACCCGTTCACCTCAACCCCTCTGGCCATTTCCACCCTGRCCACTGACAGGTCCCACACCGACAGCAGCACGTCAAACACAGACGACACCTACATAACAGACACAACCTTTACTACTGACAGCATCTACACCACAGATACAGCCTTCACCACTAACAACCCCTCTACCATCACAAGGAGAACGGCCACCCTCCGCACCAGGAGTGTCAAGAGGGCCAACCAGGGTGGCTCCCCGGACCACAACACCAGCCCAGCCCCCAGGTCTACACTCCCACTAGTACTGAACCTGTGGCTCCTCCTGACTCTCACCCTGTACGTTCTCTGA